The following is a genomic window from Saprospiraceae bacterium.
ATTATAATTTTAACCCAAAATCAATACAATGTCCGGTTCAAGAATCTTTTTCGGATGGTGGGTGCTTGCGGCACTTTTTATTATCTACTCCATTACCAACGGAGTGATACTCAATACGTTACCCTTGTTTTATCCTGAATTGATCAGGGAATATGGCTGGACTCAAGATCAGGTAACACGGCCTGCACAGTTACTTTTCCTTTTGGTGGCCATTTTTTCACCTTTTGCAGGACTCTGGATGGACAAATTGCATATAAAAAGAATGATGTATCTGGGGACGGCACTTATTTTGTTGGGCTTTATACTTTTTTCGAGGATAAGCAGTATTTCTATGTTGATGGTTACATATTTTGTTTTTGCGATGGGTATCACTCTGGCAGGTATTATACCGAGTATGAAGATCGTTACCAACTGGTTTGTACAATCCAGAGGTATGGCCGTTGGCATTCTACTGGTTGGTTCAAGTATAGGCGGCGCTATATTCAACCAGATTGCGGGATCACTTATTATATCTCAAGGCTGGCGGATGGCATTGATTAGCTTGGGAGTAATGTCAGCGATTGCGATCATATTGCCGATGTTGATTGCAGTAAGAGTCCACCCATCATCCATGCAGTTGTTGCCGGACGGCATTGCGCGTCAGGAGATGACCAGTACACATATTTCGGATTCAAATGGATTTAAATATGGTGAGCTCCTGAAGAGTAAAGTTTTTTATCTTTTAGTATTTGTAACCGGTGCGATGTGGTTTTGTATAGTTGGCGTCATACAGCACCAGGCATTGTTTTTCAAAGATTTAGAAACTACAACCGCCTCTAAAAACGTCCTGAGTTTATTTTTCCTTTGCAGTGTATTGGGTAAGATCATCTTTGGTAAATTGAGCGACCATTATCCCAAAAGAAGTATCATGTTTCTTGCTGTGGTCAATCTGGCTTTAGGTGCGCTGGTACTGACTGTTATCAAGTCCAATCCTGATATGCTTTTATGGGTATATGCAGTCGTGTTTGGAGTAGGATTTAGCGGCACCTTCACGATGATACAATTATTGATAGCGGAGTATTATCATGGCAGTTCTTATGGAAAGATTTTAGGTGTTTTTACGATGGTAGATACTATGGCCGGCGTTTTGGGAATCATGACTCTCGGAATACTAAGGACTAAATCGGGTAGTTATGATCAGGCTTTTATGATTTTACTGATTATTTCTATATTAGCCGCCGTTTGTGTGCTACTTTTGCCGAGAAATCAGAAAATATGATTAAAAAGAGATTGGAAGAATCATTGCTGTTGCGAATGATTCTGGTAGGCGACAGGTTGAAAAAAAGGCGTGATATTATCAGCCAGAAAATAGGTATCTCTACTCAGCAATGGCTGATTCTTTTGCATATAGCCAAAGACCCGAACATTCCGTTTTTTGAAAATGACGACCACAAAAAAGACCTCATGCCCAATGAAATTGCATCAACATTGGGAACAACCCGTCCCAATGTAACAGTCATGATCAACGGTCTTTTGGAAAAAGGCCTCATAAATGAAGAACAGGATCCCGATGATAAACGCAGGAAAAGACTCACCTTAACAGATTCCGGATTAGGGCTGTTGCAAGGATTGCAGGCTAAACGTGAAAAACTCAATTCAGAACTTTTTGCTGGTTTTTCTCCGGAAGAAATGGAAAAAATGATAGTTTTTATTGAAAAATTTATTGTAAATATAGAAACCGGCCCTCATGAGGTATAAAGCACTTGCACTTCAAACAACTTGTCATGCTGTCAATGGATTTACAGAGGCATCTGAATCCCGTAAGGCTATATCTGAAAATATAAAAAATATCGGGAAGCAGGTACGGGCTTCAAAAAATTTCATAGGTCCTGATCTGAAACTGGTAGTCCTCCCGGAATATTTTGCCACGGGTTTTCCGATGGGAGAAAGTATAAGCATCTGGAAAAATAAAGCCTGTTTTGCCGAAAACGACCCACTTTTTGCAGAAATTCAACAAATAGCAAAAGATAACAGCATCTACCTTTCGGGAAATTTTTATGAAAATGACCACCATTTTCATGAATTTTACTTTCAAAGTAGTTTCATCATCAATCCGCATGGTGAATGTATCCTAAAATATCGAAGACTCAACTCTATGTTTGCTGTGACACCTTATGATGTATTGGATAAATACCGTGATATATACGGTAATGATGCATTGTTTCCTGTGATCGATACGGAGATAGGAAAACTGGCATGCGTAGCATCCGAAGAAATCCTGTATCCCGAGATCAGCCGATGTCTTATGATGCGAGGCGCAGAGATCATTTGCCACAATACATCAGAAGTGTCTTCGCCGATATTGACCCAAAAAAATATTGCCAAACAAGCGCGTGCAATTGAGAATATGGCTTATATCATTTCAGCCAATACTTCCGCGATAAAAGGAACAGACTTTCCCTCTGAATCCACAGACGGCAGTTCAAAGATTATCAATTTTGAAGGATTGGTGTTGTGTGAAGCCGGTCAGGGCGAAAGTATGGTAGCCAATACAACTATTGACATCGAAGCCCTCCGATATCATCGCCACCGACCGGGTATGTCCAATTTTATCAGCAGACAACGCAATGCATTATTTGCTGAAAGTTATGCTGCATACGAATTTTATCCGCCCAATACCTGGCATAATGACTTCCAGAAAACCGATTTTATAAAAACACAGATTAAGGTCATAGATTCCAAAATCAAATAGTATAAAAACTCAAATCCTGAAAGTTTAACAGTCAATCCCTAATTTTTACTACCTTTGCGTCCTTAATCCTTGACTTTTTTCTGATGAGACAGTATAAAAGATACCTTATAACATCAGCCTTGCCCTATGCCAATGGCCCTTTGCACATAGGACATCTTGCAGGCGCATATCTTCCTGCAGATATTTATGTCAGATTTCAGAGGCTCATGGGCAAGGATATCGTGTACATTTGCGGTTCTGACGAACACGGTGCAGCCATCACGATCAAGGCCATGAAAGAAAAAAGCACACCTCAGAAGATCGTAGATAAATATCACAATCTTTTTAAAGAGACCTTCAGCCGGATTGGTATATCTTTTGACATGTACCACCGCACATCTGAACAGATACATCATGAAACGTCTCAGGAATTTTTCTCAAAACTGTATTCCAAAGGAGAGTT
Proteins encoded in this region:
- a CDS encoding MFS transporter, with translation MSGSRIFFGWWVLAALFIIYSITNGVILNTLPLFYPELIREYGWTQDQVTRPAQLLFLLVAIFSPFAGLWMDKLHIKRMMYLGTALILLGFILFSRISSISMLMVTYFVFAMGITLAGIIPSMKIVTNWFVQSRGMAVGILLVGSSIGGAIFNQIAGSLIISQGWRMALISLGVMSAIAIILPMLIAVRVHPSSMQLLPDGIARQEMTSTHISDSNGFKYGELLKSKVFYLLVFVTGAMWFCIVGVIQHQALFFKDLETTTASKNVLSLFFLCSVLGKIIFGKLSDHYPKRSIMFLAVVNLALGALVLTVIKSNPDMLLWVYAVVFGVGFSGTFTMIQLLIAEYYHGSSYGKILGVFTMVDTMAGVLGIMTLGILRTKSGSYDQAFMILLIISILAAVCVLLLPRNQKI
- a CDS encoding nitrilase; translated protein: MRYKALALQTTCHAVNGFTEASESRKAISENIKNIGKQVRASKNFIGPDLKLVVLPEYFATGFPMGESISIWKNKACFAENDPLFAEIQQIAKDNSIYLSGNFYENDHHFHEFYFQSSFIINPHGECILKYRRLNSMFAVTPYDVLDKYRDIYGNDALFPVIDTEIGKLACVASEEILYPEISRCLMMRGAEIICHNTSEVSSPILTQKNIAKQARAIENMAYIISANTSAIKGTDFPSESTDGSSKIINFEGLVLCEAGQGESMVANTTIDIEALRYHRHRPGMSNFISRQRNALFAESYAAYEFYPPNTWHNDFQKTDFIKTQIKVIDSKIK
- a CDS encoding MarR family transcriptional regulator, giving the protein MIKKRLEESLLLRMILVGDRLKKRRDIISQKIGISTQQWLILLHIAKDPNIPFFENDDHKKDLMPNEIASTLGTTRPNVTVMINGLLEKGLINEEQDPDDKRRKRLTLTDSGLGLLQGLQAKREKLNSELFAGFSPEEMEKMIVFIEKFIVNIETGPHEV